From the genome of Deferribacteraceae bacterium V6Fe1:
TGACTAAGCCGGGGTTAAAAGTTGCCATTGCAAATCCGGAAGGGGTATGTGTAGGCACGTATGCTGTTGAAATAATAGAGAAAAATTTTACAGAGGAAGAAAAACGTCAATTTAGGAAAAACCTTATAAATTATACGGGAAGTTGTGAGAAAACTGCAACGGCAATTTCTCTGAAAGCGGCAGATGCGGTAATCGGTTGGCGAGTATTTGAATATTGGGACCCGGAAAGGATTGAGACTATTCCTTTAAAAAAAGAAGAAGTGTCAAGAATCGGATATATCCCCATTGCCATATCAAAATTTACAAAAAATAGGGAGCTTGCACAAAAATTTATTGACTTTTTGGATACCGAAGAGGCAAAAAGTGTCTACAGGAAGTATAAATACTTTATGACCACGGAAGAGGCTAAATCATGGATTGGGGTTGAAAAACCTGTGGGAGGGGAATATAAGGTTCCGTTAATATGGCTGAGAAAATAACATTTAAAAGGGTAGCGATACTGTTTAGTGGATTTGTGTTTGTATTGTATGGTGGTTTGATAATATCGCTGTTGTATTTTTTTGATAAGGATGTGTTTTTTAAGGCCGCCTTTTCCGAAAGAGCGGTCTACTCTATCTTTTTGAGTTTATCTGTTGCAACTGTTGTTACGGTTATTTCTCTTTTAATTGCAATTCCTGCGGCATATGCACTTTCGAGATATAATTTTCAAGGGAAATCCCTTGTGGATACAATATTGGAATTGCCTATGGTGGTTTCCCCCGCTGCTTTGGGTGCAATGCTTCTTATATTTTTCAACAACCCTTTGGGCGGCTGGATTCAGGAAAATTTTACACAATTTGTATTTACTGTCTATGGGATAATTCTTGCCCAATTTGTTACAACATTGGGGGTATGCATAAGGTTAGTAAAAGCTGCCATGGATGAAATCCCTCAAAGGTACGAAGATGTGGCAAGGTGTTTGGGAGTCCCCCCTTTTAAAGCCTTTTTGAAGGTTACGCTCCCTTTATCAAAAAATGGGATTATTGCCGCTTCGATTCTCACGTGGGCAAAAGCTGTCGGAGAGTTTGGAGCGACATTTACTGTCGCAGGCTCGATGGCTATGAATACTGAAACACTCCCCGTGGCAATCTATATGAGACTTTCTACCGCTGATATCGAAGGGACTGTTGCCCTTATAATAATATTGCTAATATTGGGGCTTTCTACTCTTTATATTGTAAGGATACTGACTAATAAAAGGGTTATAAGTGATTGAAGTAAAAAATTTGGCAGTTAAAACAAAAAGTTTCTCCCTTGAAGATATCTCTTTGTCCGTAAATACAGGCTCTTGTCACGTCATAATTGGACCTACCGGTTGCGGGAAGACAACTCTTTTGGAGGCCATATTAGGGCTCAGACCCATCAAAAATGGTGAAATTCTCAGATGTAATGAAAATATAACAAGATTACCGACATATAAGAGAATGTTTGCATATCTTCCTCAAGACCTTGCTATATTTCCCCATCTGACCGTTAGTGAAAATATTTTTTTCAGCATATCGCATGGAGATGTCGCGGATAAAAGTAATCTGTACAAAAGAGCCGAAGACATAATTTCTTCTTTAAACATATCTCATTTGTTTGACAGAAAAGTTTTTAATTTGAGCGGCGGAGAAAAGCAGAGGGTAGCTCTTGCAAGGGCTTTATCCAGCGGATTTAAATATCTTTTGATGGATGAGCCTTTATCCGCTCTCCATGAGGGAT
Proteins encoded in this window:
- the modA gene encoding molybdate ABC transporter substrate-binding protein, with translation MKKVFFAFVVAAFLLTGVAKAEERLLIFAGAASKPPTEEVAKLFSEKYDVKVETIFGGSGYVLSQMILGKTGDLYFPGSSDFMEVAKRKGVVFPETEKYVVYLVNAINVQKGNPKNIKTLKDLTKPGLKVAIANPEGVCVGTYAVEIIEKNFTEEEKRQFRKNLINYTGSCEKTATAISLKAADAVIGWRVFEYWDPERIETIPLKKEEVSRIGYIPIAISKFTKNRELAQKFIDFLDTEEAKSVYRKYKYFMTTEEAKSWIGVEKPVGGEYKVPLIWLRK
- a CDS encoding ABC transporter permease, giving the protein MAEKITFKRVAILFSGFVFVLYGGLIISLLYFFDKDVFFKAAFSERAVYSIFLSLSVATVVTVISLLIAIPAAYALSRYNFQGKSLVDTILELPMVVSPAALGAMLLIFFNNPLGGWIQENFTQFVFTVYGIILAQFVTTLGVCIRLVKAAMDEIPQRYEDVARCLGVPPFKAFLKVTLPLSKNGIIAASILTWAKAVGEFGATFTVAGSMAMNTETLPVAIYMRLSTADIEGTVALIIILLILGLSTLYIVRILTNKRVISD